The proteins below are encoded in one region of Candidatus Bathyarchaeota archaeon:
- a CDS encoding tryptophan-rich sensory protein, with protein sequence MKSIEFIKLIISIVICNSAGFIGSIITTSAIPTWYTSLEKPSFNPPNWVFGPVWTTLYTLMGISAYLVLRQGIHNSQVKTALIIFGVQLFLNAIWSPIFFGLRALFAALVVIVILWIAILLTIFAFYRISTIAAVLLIPYILWVSFATILNYSLWVLNS encoded by the coding sequence ATGAAATCAATAGAATTTATAAAATTGATTATCAGTATCGTGATTTGTAATTCCGCAGGATTTATCGGTTCAATTATTACTACTTCCGCCATCCCTACATGGTACACTTCCCTAGAAAAACCATCTTTTAATCCTCCTAATTGGGTATTTGGACCTGTTTGGACTACTTTATATACACTTATGGGAATATCTGCCTACCTTGTTTTGCGCCAGGGCATTCATAATTCTCAAGTCAAAACAGCTCTAATTATATTCGGCGTACAACTATTTCTAAATGCTATATGGTCACCAATATTCTTCGGTTTAAGAGCATTGTTTGCTGCACTTGTAGTTATAGTAATTTTATGGATAGCAATTTTGTTGACTATCTTTGCCTTCTATAGAATATCTACGATCGCAGCAGTGTTGTTAATCCCCTATATCTTGTGGGTTAGTTTTGCAACAATTCTAAATTATTCTTTATGGGTTCTAAATTCTTGA